The following DNA comes from Candidatus Cloacimonadota bacterium.
GCTGAATTTATATTTTAACGCTAATGCATTAAGAATATAGAAAACACCATAATAAATTCGATTTACGGCTAAAATCAGTTTATCGTTTTCAATTAAAAATTTCACATCATCGACAGAAGTTTTTGCTCTTTCAATTCGATATTTGATTAATTCTTGACGCTCCTTTTCTTCCAAGCTCATGCGAAAATTCCTCTATTTAACGCATCTATGATATATGGCTCTTTTCCACGTATTGTATTTAGTTCCTTTTGTGAAATGATTTTTATATCCGTAACAATACCATATTCTAAATCAATTTCATAACATGCATCCACAATTTTATTCTCAAATACCCAATCATAATCTGTTTTAAGAATTACCAAAAAATCGTAATCAGAGTAATCCTTATGTGTTTCGTCAGCTCGAGAGCCAAAAAGAACAACCCTATCAATCCTATCGGGAAACTTTTCTGCAAGTAATTTTTTTGTATGTTTTAAAATTTGTTCTTTTTTCATAATTCTTACAAAAATAAATATGTAATAAATAGTCAAGTTAATTACCCGAAACTTTTATCAGATTCAATTATTTTTCATTTTTCTCCTGCTCTGTCTTTTTGCTAAAGAAAGCTAATCGGAGAATTTTGAGTTCATGATAAGGAATTTTCTCATTAAAAAAGTGGAATACAGGGGACAGTCTTTCCACACCTTCAGTTTTGAAAGCCCGATAAACTTCTTCAGTTTGCTTTTCATCCAAAGTGGATTCTTTTTCGATACCTTTGCGAAGCGAGTGCCCTGATA
Coding sequences within:
- a CDS encoding nucleotidyltransferase domain-containing protein, which translates into the protein MKKEQILKHTKKLLAEKFPDRIDRVVLFGSRADETHKDYSDYDFLVILKTDYDWVFENKIVDACYEIDLEYGIVTDIKIISQKELNTIRGKEPYIIDALNRGIFA